The genome window CGGTTTTCTCCTCTGTTTCGCTTCCTCGGCTATTTTGGACGATTTAGACCGATTGGAAGACTATCATCCGCTGCGGGAACCGAAACAAAACGAATATCAGCGGCAGGAAATCGAAATCTTCGATCGACATCTCAAACCTTTAGGCACGGCTTGGGCTTACTTCATGTTACCCGATCGCGTTCGTTCCCTAGGAGGCATCTGGCTGCCCGACGGCAGGTGGGAAAATCGGTTTTTCACCAAATAAGGTGTTTAATGACGATGAGCTTAGGAAATAGCCATTGCTGTGGGTTCGGATCGAACCTGTAACCGTAACCCCGAATAGTTTTAATAAACTGCGACCCAGTAGCATCAACTTCAATCATTTTCTTGCGAATCTAACCGATATGCACGCTAACAACTTGGTCTTCTCCTGTGTCGTTGCAGTTCAACCCCCAGATTTTTTCGATTAGCTTTTGGCGACTCCAAGATTGACCGGAATGGATTGCCAAAAAATGCAATATCTTAAATTCCAAGGCTGTTAACTTGATAATTTTGTCGTTGAGTGTTGCTTCTCGACGCACTGAATCGATCGCGAATCGATCGAATACAATCCGTGATGGAGTCACGCACCTCATGCGTCTCAACACAACTTCTATACGAATTGCCAACTCTGCCAAACCACAGGGTTTGCAGATATAGTCATCAGCACCTGCGGACAGGACTTTAAGTCGATCGGCTTCGTCTGTGCGGCTGCTTAGTACAATCACAAAAACATTAGTACGGCGCTGCATTTCCTGGCAGAGGTGATAGCCTGTAGTATCCGGCAAATTCCAATCAAGAACTACTAGCAGTGGCTTGAATTTATCAAACAATTCTCAAGCCGTCTCGCCATCTGCTGCCGAATCTACTTGATATTTCTGATTTAAAAAACGATGAACTAGATTGCGGA of Oscillatoria nigro-viridis PCC 7112 contains these proteins:
- a CDS encoding gamma-glutamylcyclotransferase family protein, translating into MKVFVYGTLKPGESNYLRYCEGKVVDACPAIARGQLFALPIGYPAMVVGDGTVCGFLLCFASSAILDDLDRLEDYHPLREPKQNEYQRQEIEIFDRHLKPLGTAWAYFMLPDRVRSLGGIWLPDGRWENRFFTK
- a CDS encoding response regulator transcription factor, which produces MFDKFKPLLVVLDWNLPDTTGYHLCQEMQRRTNVFVIVLSSRTDEADRLKVLSAGADDYICKPCGLAELAIRIEVVLRRMRCVTPSRIVFDRFAIDSVRREATLNDKIIKLTALEFKILHFLAIHSGQSWSRQKLIEKIWGLNCNDTGEDQVVSVHIG